The genomic stretch GATCGTCACCGGCTTCCGCTACGCCCGTGGCGGCGCGCAGGAGCTGTTCGGGGTGACGCCGGACCTCGCCTGCCTCGGCAAGGCGCTCGGCAACGGCGTGCCGATCGCGGCCGTCGCCGGCAGCCGCGCGCTCATGGGCGAGTTCGACCGCGTGTTCGTCTCGAGCACGTTCGGCGGCGACGCCCTCGGCCTGGCGGCGGCGAAGGCCGTGCTGGACACCGTCGCGAGCGAGCCCGTGGTGCCGCACCTCTGGGAGCTGGGCACGCGCTGGCTCGCCGGCGCCCGCGCGACGGCTGCGGCCTCGGGGCTCGCGGTCACGATCGGCGGCGCGCCGCCGCGCAGCCACGTCGCCTTCGCGGCCCAGGGCGGCGCGCCGGCCGACGCCGTCCGCAGCCTGTGGCTCCAGGAGTGCGTGCGGCGCGGCATCCTCTTCGGCGTGCCGATCTTCATGAGCTACGGGCACACGGCGGACGACGTCGAGCGCACGCTCGGGGTGTTCGCGGAGGCGCTCGGGGCGGTGGCGGAGGCGGTGCGCGACGGCGCGGTGCTGGCGCGGCTCGACGGCCCGCCGGTCGAGCCGATCGCGCGTCCCGCGGCGCCGGGGGCGCCGGCGATGCCGCTGCGGCGGGTCGCGGGAGGACAGCGGTGACGACGCTCCTCGTGGTGGGCTGCGGCTCGATCGGCGGCCGGCACGCGCGCAACCTGGTCGCGCTCGGTGCCGGGCCGGTCGCGTGCTGCGATCTCGACGCCGCGCGCGCGGCGCGGCTGGCGGCCGAATGCGGGGGCGGGGCGAGCGGCGCCGACCTCGGTGCGATGCTGGCGCGCGTGCGGCCCGACGCGGTGCTCGTCTGCACGCCGCCGTCGACGCACCTCGCGCTGGCGCACCAGGCGCTCGCCGCCGGCGCGCACGTCTTCTGCGAGAAGCCCCTGGCCGACGCGATGGACGGCGTCGACGCGCTGGTCGAGGCGGCCGAGGGCTCGGGCCGCGTCTTCATGATGGGTATGTGCTATCGCTTCCATCCCGGGCTCCGGCGCATGGCCGCGCTGCTGCGCGCGGGCGTCGTCGGCCGCATCCAGGGCGCGCAGATGTGGGCCGGGCATTGGCTGCCCGACTGGCATCCGTGGGCCGACTACCGCCGCGAGTACAGCGCGCAGCGCCGGCTCGGCGGCGGCGTGCTGCTCGACAGCATCCATTCGTTCGACACCCTGCGCTGGGTGCTCGGCGAGCCGGTGGCGGTGACCGGCATGCTGGCCCAGGTGTCCGACCTCGAGATCGACGTCGAGGACGTCGCGGCGGCGCTCGTGCGCCTGGCCTCCGGCGTCATCGTCGAGGTGCACGTCGACTACCTCCAGCGCCATCCCGAGAGCCGCTTCGAGGTGATCGGCAGCGAGGGCAACCTCGTGTGGACGAAGAGCACGCTGCGCTGGCGCTGCGTCGCCGACGATGGCTGGGAGGAGGAGGTCGTCGCGGTCGACCCGAACGCGATGTACCTCGACGAGCTGCGCGCCTTCCTGCGCGCGGTGCGCACCGGCGAGGCCGTGGCGCTCGGCGTTCGCGAAGGACGCCGCACGCTGGCGCTGGCACTGGCGGTGCGGGCGTCGGCCGAGAGCGGCCGCACGATGCGGATCGACGGCCCCGTGCAGGCGCCGCTCGCGCGCGTGTCGGCGGTGGAGGTGCGGCCGTGAGGATCGTCCTGTGGGTCGACGCCGGGCCCGAGGCGGGCTTCGGCCACCTCGCGCGCGCCCTGGCGCTCGCCGACGC from bacterium encodes the following:
- a CDS encoding Gfo/Idh/MocA family oxidoreductase, which gives rise to MTTLLVVGCGSIGGRHARNLVALGAGPVACCDLDAARAARLAAECGGGASGADLGAMLARVRPDAVLVCTPPSTHLALAHQALAAGAHVFCEKPLADAMDGVDALVEAAEGSGRVFMMGMCYRFHPGLRRMAALLRAGVVGRIQGAQMWAGHWLPDWHPWADYRREYSAQRRLGGGVLLDSIHSFDTLRWVLGEPVAVTGMLAQVSDLEIDVEDVAAALVRLASGVIVEVHVDYLQRHPESRFEVIGSEGNLVWTKSTLRWRCVADDGWEEEVVAVDPNAMYLDELRAFLRAVRTGEAVALGVREGRRTLALALAVRASAESGRTMRIDGPVQAPLARVSAVEVRP